ATGGCGCCCTACATGCTAGAGTTAGCACTCGTGGTAACCTTGGTCCTGCTCTTCTAGGACCCCAACGCAGACACTGAGTGGAATGACATCTTACGCAAAAAGGGTATCTTACCCCCCAAGGAAAGTCTGAAAGAATTGGAAGAGGAGCAGCGCATCCTCCAGCAGTCAGTGGGTGAGTTCACTCGCTTTCCTCTGCATCTGTCTGGGTTAGGAGATGGCTCCCTAAGCCTGTGACTGCCCTGCCAGGAGACAGGTCGGAGTGCCAGCATGGACACTCTCTGTGTCTGTGGGACCTCAGATAAGACACAGGGCATCTCTCACCTTCACCTTCCTGAGGCATAGACTTAGGGGACTTCAGATATGTCCCACAAGTCCTTGTCCATGTCAGATGAGCACTGAAGAAAATACTTCTTTCTGCTTTCTGGTCTGTGATTCCCTTTGATAATGTCATGGAAATTTGTTCAAGGTTTttagtatttgtatttttctgagcATATACTTTATTCTCTGTGGTTTCATTGAGGATATTAACTAAAAATAGCTTCATGTGGGGAGGTGTAAGATGTTTGcaatgtgtgggagtctgaggGGGGTTTTCTCAAAGGCAGTCGTACTGTCTGAATGGGAGTCCCTTGGAGTGCTGGTAACCCCACCCACCTAGTGTTTACTGAAGCAGTCTCTGGAAtgaggcccaggaatctgcattttaaacaagtgCCTTAAAGGATTCTGATGCGTGTCATAGTTGGAGAAGCATTGGTCACAGGGACTAGTACTTTTGTCCTCTGTTGACACATTAGAGCTAATTTAGAGAAGGATTTATTAGAAAGTATCCAGCGAGTGCTTATTGCATGATTATCATTGTCAGGTGCTTTTCTGGGGTTGGGGATTTAGTTATGCGTAAGCCAGACACAATTCTCTGCCCTCAGAGAACCAACATTTGAGTGGGGGAGACAGACagtaaacaataaagaaaataaggcagTAAAAGGGACTAGAAAGGGTTGGAGGAGAAGCAGGGTCAGAGAGGGCCTCACTGAGATGACATTTGCATGGACCTGAAGGAGGTGAAGCTGGCATTTGGGTAAAGACCTGAAGGAGCTGAAGGAGCTGAAGAACACATTTGAGTAGACCTGAGGGAGTTGTTGAGACCTGAAGGAGGTGAAGAAGACATCTGGGTATTCCTGAAGGGGGTGACGTGAGCGAGTGAAACGTGGGCCCTGGCATGGCTGGGAATCCCTGAGGAGCTGGAGGCGCTGGGGGAGAGAGAGTTCAGAGCAGCCTCAGCAGACCCAGTAGCTTCTAGTAAGGACCTTGGCCTTTACACCTAATGAGGCAGGAAGCTTTTGGAAGTTTAAACGGTGGAGTGacattgtctctctcttttttttttttttccgagatagagtctcgctcttttacccaggctggagcgcaatggagcaatcttggctcactgcaacctccgcctcccaggttcaagcgattctcctgcgtcagcctcccgagtagctaggattacagacatgtgccaccacgcctggctaattttttgtagagatgaggtttcaccatgttggccaggctggtctcaaactcctgacctcaagtgatccgcccacctcagcctcccaaaaagctgggattataggcgtgagccactgcacccagccaaggggTGCATTAACTTTCAGATCCCTATTAGACAAATAGCCACATTAAGAGGGCGCTTGAGTATGTTTTTCTCCACATTAGAGAAGTCTGGGCTGGAGGCCTATACTTTGGGAGTTGTCAGCATATTGATAGCATTGAAAGCCATGAGATTAGATGCAATCACCAAGGGAGTGGGTGTGGATAAAGAAGGAAAGTAGTCAAAGGTTTGAGCCTGGGGAATTTTAATCAGCAGAGGGTTCAAAAGTAGGGCGgttggctcactcctataatcccagcactttgagatgggcagatcacttgaggtcggaaagttcaagaccagcttggccaacatggtgaaaccctgtctctattaatgatacaagaattagctgggtgtggtggcacacgcctgtaatcccagctactcagggggctgaggcaggagaattgcttgaatctgggaggcagaggttctcagtgagtcaagatcgcaccattgcactccagcctggatgacaagagtgaaactccgtctcaaaaaaaaaaaaagaaaaaagtggggcAGGGTGAGGCAGGGTaggagaagagaggggaggaggatcTGAGGGCTTGGGGAAAATGCTGTCAGTCAAgaaattgggattacaggtatgagccaccatgcccggcctctcagCTTCTAATGTAGTGTGGTGCCTTAAGTAATTTTTGTTTAGATGGGCTAAGGATCTGGTGTTGTATGCATATCTTTAGGagaaaagagaggggaaaaaagaaaaatgcatgtttgttcatctttttaaatttttgctttttgccaATGTAACTAAATTCAGTGAAAACATATGAAGATATGACTTTGGAAGAGCTGGAGGATCATGAAGACGAGTTTAATGAGGAGGATGAACGTGCTATTGAAAtgtacaggtaagtgccacccagaggggctgtttgtttttttgttgtttgttttgttttggtttttttttggcaTGGCAATAAAATGTgtgggctgagcatggtgactcatacctgtagtcccaacactttgggacgctgaggcaggcggatcgcttgagctcagaagtttgagaccagcctgtgaaaccccgtctctataaataatacaaaaactagctgggtgtggtggcaaatgcctatagttccagctactcaggagcccgggaagtggaggttgcagtgagctgagactgtgccactgcactctagcctgggcgacagagccaaattctgtctcaaaaaataaaattaaatgtgtgtccttcaaaaaattaattttcagctGAAACATCTAGGAGTGACTACAGTTAAATAATATTGTGAATTTTAGCAAACTGATCTTAGATTTTTGCTATGAGACCAATAAATAAACCTGGGCTTTTACAAGGATTGCCTTCTAGACGATGTATGTGTACACGTGTTTGTGTCTGTGATGTAAGatgtttctctctttgttttgtgCAGACGGCAGAGACTGGCTGAGTGGAAAGTAACTAAACTGAAGAATAAATTTGGAGAAGTTTTGGAGATCTCAGGGAAGGATTATGTTCAAGAAGTTACCAAAGCTGGCGAGGGCTTGTGGGTCATCTTGCACCTTTACAAACAAGGGTGAGCTGATCTTCCACTTCTATCAAATGTTAATTTGAATTTATGTCTTCAGGATCTCAAGCGTTACCTATATCAGAGGgtttaaaaagtctttttctgggccaggcgcggtggctcacacctgtaatcccagcactttgggaggctgaggcaggtgaatcacgaggtcaggagatcgagaccatcctggctaacacgatgaaaccccgtctctgctaaaaatacaaaaacaaaattagctgggcgtggtggcgggcacctgtagtcccagctacttgggaggctgaggtgggagaatggcatgaacctgggaggcggagcttacattgagccgagattgcaccactgcactccagcctgcgcgacagagcaagattctgtctcaaaaaaaatttttctggtactgagttttttttgtttttttgctggtTTGCCCACACCTTCcttattacttaatttttttatcttaagaCTTTCAAGTTAATAATTTGTGACTAATACGAATGCCTTTGTTAAAGTATAGCAATGAAGACtatgcttttctgtttttgaaaaggAATTCTTAAGTTATTTATTCCTTTACAGGAACTCTGACATTTCAACATTCTATGTAATGAATTTATCTCATAGATGGCAAGGTTGGCCTTTAAAGTAGTAATTTCCTGAACTGTGTGATACTGAGGGCTTCTGATTTTTCTCAGCTCTTCAGTCTTGTGTTAAACTGTAGAGTCcagtgcttatttttttattttattattttttttttgagacgaagtctcactctgttgaccaggctggagtgcagtggcatgatcttggctcactgcaacctccatctcccgggttcaagcaatttctcctgcctctgcctcccgagtagctgggattacaggcgcctgccaccacacccagctaatttttgtatttttagtagacatgggatttcaccatcttggccaggctgatcttgaagtcctgacctcgtgatcgactcatcttggcctcccaaagtgctgggattacaagcgtgagccaccgcgcctggccaggaatttCTTTAAAGCAGAAAACGTTTTCTGACATTTCACACTTTCTAAACCTTCAGCATTTTCTCATTCAACCTTATAAGAAATgtatagcaattttattttttacattgaagCTGTTTTTCTGACTTGTTTTGTCAAATAAATTGGACTTTGGATTTGTGTTCTTCACTTTCCCTCAGCATATTAGGAAGTTTTTAAGAAATGTtaattcagctgggcatggtggttttcacctgtaatcccagcactttgggaggccattgtGGCCGgatcttgagctcaagagttcgagagtggcctgggcaacatggtgaaacctgtctttacgaaaaaaaaaaaaaaaatcagctgggcatggtggtgggtgcctgtaatcacacttcctgagtagctgggattacaggcgcctgccactgcacccagctaatttttgtatttttagtagagacagggttttgccatcttggccaggctggtcttgaactcctgacctcatgatccactcaccttggcctcccaaagtgctacttggggggctgaggtgggaggattgcttgtgagccgaggtcacaccacttcactccatttagCCTGGGTGAAAACAAGaccctatgtcaaaaaaaaacattaattcaTCTTAGCTAGCAGCAGAATTACTTGTGAAACTGTTACAAGGTTTTACTTAGGGTAGAAGGGTCATTGAGCTTTGTTCTGTATAAATGTAGGATCATAATTGCTTCTGTTTTCTATGTGTGTTTTATAGAATTCCCCTCTGTGCCCTGATAAATCAGCACCTCAGTGGACTTGCCAGGAAGTTTCCTGATGTCAAATTTATCAAAGCCATTTCAACAACCTGCATACCCAATTATCCTGATAGGAATCTGCCCACGATATTTGTTTACCTGGAAGGAGATATCAAGGCTCAGTTTATTGGTCCTCTGGTGTTTGGTGGCATGAACCTGACAAGAGATGGTAAGGGCTCTGGGAGACAGGCGGGGCGGTGAGAGATGGGAGGCGCATTTCTGTTGGAGAGAGTGTGTATTTCCTGGACTCCTGTTAACGATGGTGGGTCAAGTTCACCTCTGCCTGTGTGAGTGACTGTTAAGAGGACAGAAGCACATTTAATCTCATCTTAGTTGCATAATCAGGAACAATTACAACTGGGCTTTACTGATTCTTAGTTTAAGGAAGGCATGATAGACTTAAGtataaacatttttcatattGGTGTGGAATATATTTTGTCTCTACAGTTGGATGTTTTTGTAGCTTGAAATCACAACATTCACTTTTGCTTTAAttcacatgaacacagggagatgttaatgtatatatttgtatttttctacagAAATATTCTCAGTTGAGTATGTTAgtagcttttacatttatttacttatttatttatttattttttgagacagagtcttgctctatcacccaggctggagtgcaatggtacgatctcgcctcactgcaacttctgcctcctgggttcaagtgattctcctgcctctgccgtccaagtatctgggattactggcacctaccaccacgcccagctaatttttgtatttttagtggagacggggtttcaccatgttggccaggctggtctcaaactcctggcctcaagtgatctacccacttcagcctcccaaagtgctgggattacagacgtgagccactgcgcccggctagtagcttttatttatttttttttgagacagagtttcactcttcttgcccaggctggagtgcaatcacgtgatcttgtctcactgcaacctctgccccccaggttcaagcgattctcctgcctcagcctccctagtagctgggattacaggcatgtgccaacatgcctggctaatttttttgtatttttagtagagacagggtttttccatgtggtcaggctggtctcgaactcctgacctcaggtgatccacccgcctcagcctctcaaagtgctgggattacaggcgtgagccagtgcgcctggccagcttttaaattaaattaaaattttattttattctgcctGTTAGCTTGGAAggatgtagtttttgtttgtttgtttgtttgtttgagatggagttttgctctttcgcccaggctggagtgcagtggcgcgatctcggttcactggaacctccgccttctggttgccagcaattctcctgcctcagcctctcaggtagctgggattacacgcgcccACCAcgacgcttggctaatttttgtatttttagtagagacagcttttcaccatgttggccaggctggtcttgaactcctgacctcgtgatctgcccgccacagcctcccaaagtgctgagattacagacgtgagccaccgtgcccgactgtgttttttaattcctttctACCTGTTAAACGTGGAGGTATCAAAATACATATCCGCACAGAACGTGAAAGAGAACCTCAGCCCAGAGGCATTCTTGCCAAGTGAAACTCTTTATGtctttattgaaataatatttccaaCTATGCTTTAccagaaagacatttttaaacatgACTTTATATACTATACCACTAAGATACTCATCtggcggccgggtgcggtggcttatgcctgtaatcccagcattttgggaggccgaggcgggtggattgcctgaggtcaggagtttgagaccagcctggccaacatagtgaagcccatctctacaaaaaattagctgggcgtggtggcgcatgcctgtaatcccagctactcggaggctgaggcaggagaatcgcttgacccaggaggcagaggttgcagtgagccgagatcatgccattgcactccagcctgggtaacgagcaaaactctatctcaaatttaaaaagatattcagCTGGGGAAAGTataaatatacaaacacacataaacacacacatataggaGATACATCAGTTACATATTCCAGTGTTCAAAGGCGTACAGCATTTCAAACTAAATACGTTTGCATCTTATTTTGACCTTTTTTAAATGTACCATGAGGGGAGAGAGAAGTGtgcaattgtttttatttccaaaacaaCGTCCTGAAGTCTAGTGAACTTACGTGTAACAATTGCTTTGTGTAAGTGAACAGTAACATTAAACAcacttatgtatgtatgtgtggatatataaagatttttttttaatttttgagacagggtcttgctctgtcacccaggctggagtgcagtggcgcaatcttggctcactccagcctctgcctcccgggttcaggtgattctcgtgcctcagcctcctgggttcaagtgattctcgtgcctcaacctcctgagtagctgggactacaggcatgcgccaccgtgcctggctaagttttgtatttttagtagagatggggtttcaccatgttgcctaggctggttgtgaactcctgacctcaagtgataagtgatcacccgcctcagcctcccaaagtttgggatcacaggcgtgagccaccgcatctggccggATATAAATTCTTGAGTCAGGAATTTgaagtcttgttttttttgtttttttttaagaaacaggttGAATTTGTATAACATTCAACCAAAGTACCAAAGTACCTAGAGCTGAAAATGCTCATCTTTGtggagcacttttttttttttcccagcatgACTGAGGTATGATGACCAAAACAAttgaatatatttaagatatacaacATGGAGATTTAACAGAGGTAcaatgtgaaatgattaccacaatccaAGTGATTAACCATCATTTCACATAGCTGCCCTCACTGTGGTGAGAATCCTTAAGATCTACTTTCCTAGCAAATTTCaggtatacaatacattattattcacTGTAGTTACCATGTTCTACGTTAGGTCTTCAGAACTTAcccatcttataactgaaagtttgtatccTTGACCATCATCTCCCATTTCCACTCCTcccctgataaccaccattctattctctgtttcatGGAACACTTTAAGTTAATAAGACAAGTAAAATTCGACTGAGCACgttggctgaagcctgtaatcctagcacattgggaggctaaggctggaggattgcatgaggccaggagtttgagaccagcctgggcaacatagcaagatcccatctctacaaaaaagaaattagccagatgtggtggtgcacacctgtagtctcagctactagggagatgggcgggaggatcatttgaacccaggagttcaaggttacagtgagctatgattgcaccatagcactctagcctgggtgatggagtgagagcctgtctccaaaaaagtagATTAAGATAAGACTTAAGTAAAAttggtttttagattttttttattttgagacagagtctcgctctgtcgcccaggctggagtgcaatggcatgatctcagctcactgcaaactccacctcccacgttcacaccattctccagcctcagcctcctgagtagccgggactacaggcacccgccaccatgcctggctaattttttgtatttttagtagagacggggtttcaccatgttagccaggatggtcttgatctcctgacttcgtgatctgcccgcctcggcctcccaaagtgctgggattacaggcatgagccaccgcacccagcctggtttTCAGATTTTAATCGATGTGTCCAGTTAGCAGAGCTCTCTGCCTTGATGTTCCTTTACACGAAGCCATTCGTTGTAGAATCTCTTAGGTAGTCCTTTGGTTCTGCCTGGGCTCTTCTCTGAAGTAGGCAAATACATCACTTGATTTTGCTTCACTTGGTTGCAGACCACAAGAATTTCGCTGATTTTAAGAGTGAAGTATTGGAGTTGAGTCTTCAGTTACTGATTCTTTATTATCTGGTGCTTTTTTGATTAGTTGGAACAAATGTGTAAGTTCTAGGGTATCACCACACATTTATTCTTCGACCCCAATAGATTGAGATACTGGACATGAGGATGAAGAGTTTATTAAAATTGGATTTAATGATTAGATTGCCAGCAGGTCTGTGGAAATTATTTCCTTCAAATTTTTCATGCTGATTTCCTTCCTGGGAAATTGTCCAAACTGGGAAATTGTAGTCATCAGAGGATAggtttattctttgtatttttgagacagggtctcgctctgtcctgtaggctggagtgcagtgacatgatcatggttcactgcagccttgaactcctgggctcaagtgatcctgccacttcagcctcccaaatagctgggatgataggcacacaccaccactgtacccagctaatttttattttttatttacttttatttttatcgttgagacagtctcactgctgcccaggctggagtgcagtggtatgatcttaaatgtctgcaacgtctgcctcgcaggctcaggtgatcctcctacctcagcctcctaagtagctgggaccacaggcacatgccaccatgccgggctaattttttgtcatgtgcccaggctggtctggaactcctgggcttaagcagtccacccactttggcttcccaaagtgctgggattacaagcgtgagccacagcacttggCGTACccaggtaatttaaaaattttttgagataagggtctcactgtattgcccagggttggtcttcaactcctagcctcaggtgatcctcctgcctcagcctcccaaagtgttgggattacaggcgtgagccattgtgctggGCCAAATTTCGATAATTGTATTTTCTACTTAGAAAAAACTAGCTTGATGGACTTAGGGTGAGGGCACCTTTGCAGCACAGTGCCTTAGGTGATTTGCTTTTTCGTTACCATGTAGAGTTGGAATGGAAACTGTCTGAATCTGGAGCAATTATGACGGACCTGGAGGAAAACCCTAAGAAGCCGATTGAAGACGTGTTGCTGTCCTCAGTGCGGcgctctgccctcatgaagagGGACAGCGATTCCGAGGGTGACTGAGGCTACAGCTGCTATCACATGCCGAACTTTCTTGTGACAAATtgtctggattttttaaaaaaggaaaaagcaagaatGAATCCTTGTGGTTTTTAGTTTTGtataaattatgtttcaaatCTTTACATTTTGGAAATAATCATTGCTGGAGATTCTGTTAAATATTTTGGAACTCTTTTATAAATTATAGTAtttcctctaaaaaaaattaaaaccagccATTTGTATGGCAAATGTCTGTTTTCCTCATTTCTATTTTAAGTAAGCCATAAAACCTAGTCACTATTTTTTGACATAtaactataaaaagaaatacagttttaaatGTGAATAAATTATACAGTGGAAAATTGCAAACTAAGCCTTATAGAtaacattgtttatttttattttataaagagagCAATGAGATTAACTCAAACTACAGGAATGGTCTCTAGGACAAAAGAATGTTAGTATTGAAGAAACAATTTTTGTGAAACATTCCCTTCTCGAAGCAATAACTGAAAGGTTCCAGTTTACTGCCATATTTGGTTAAATGTGTTTTCTTGTTAAAATAGTTTATCTCAGACtgttaactaatttttttttttgagatggagctttgctgtGTCGctgaggctggggtgcagtggcacaatctcagctcactgcaacctctgcctcccgggttcaagcaattctcctgcctcagcctcctgaggagctgagattacagatgtgcatcaccatgcccggctaatttttgtacttttagtagagacggagtttcatcatgttggccgggctggtctcaaactcccaacctcaaactcctgatccacccgcctcgtcttcacaaagttttgggattacaggtgtgagctaccgtgcctggcctgttaacTAATTTTGATTACTATAAGAGGACATTAATTTATGGAAATATATAAGCATATACATAAATAAACTATCTCAATAAACTCATTTTGTGGTTCATAAGTATGATcacgtgtgtgagatgtgcccCCCTCAAATATTGTTAGGCTGTTGGCACATTACCCATATGATATGAAAAAAACAATATATCAAGATGTTTTGTGAACCAGATCCTGTTAGTATTTCTCACTTAACAAATGAACATTGATACTAAACAATTAGaggaaatattttctgatatttgtgTTGAATGATGTAGTACTTAGTGCTGGTTTGAATCTTAAATAAGAATCAGCATGGATTTATTTTAGATTatgttgtaaaatttatttttgctctaaTTCAAAGAATGACAAGCAACTTGGACCCATTTTAACAGAAGTGTCTGTGTTAGATATTTGGATTccaccccctccttttttttttttttttaaatagagatggagtctccctgtgttgcccagcctggtcttgagctcctgggctcaagtaatcctgccatctccgcctcccaaaatgttgggattacaggtgtgagtcactgcaccccgCCCACATACACAAGAGCCAGCGCTGCCAATAACATATTCCTTGGTGGTGTACTTTGAAAGTGTTTCATGGAATTTTAATTGCAGGGTTGGAACAAATTTGGTCAGTCCTCTTACTTGGATGCTGGTTCCATGGGGTTTGTAGGAGAGCTACCTTCTTAGATTTTGGTCTTGGTAGCTGACGTTATGAGATCTTGAGGGAAAAACAGAGGTGGAAAGTTCAATGCTGCATGTGCCTGAGAGCCTTAATGTGcacatttacaaagaaaaaaaggtggtGCATGAACAGGGGGCAGTGTCCACAGTGACAGATAAGAGCTTGAGTCCACTATGAAGCCCACACAGGATCTAATTCTAAATTATTAGCTGTGCCACTTCAATCAAAGTGTGAAAACTGCACCTCATAATTTTGCCTGCACACCAGATGAAGGCATTTAGTTTGAGCACAGCAAAAGCTCAGGTGCCTGTGGCATTGGCAAATGAGCCCTGATTAATTCTCGGAGACTTCCCTGTAATACTAGTATCTTCTTTCTAATTCCTTTGGCACATTAGTGATGTGACAGAGGTGATAAGACTTGGTGCTTAAGCACTGAGTTCCCCCAGTTCCACAGCAGGAACACAGCAGTGACCAGTGGGGGACACAAGGACACCTGGAAGCTGTCTTCTGTGCTTGGAGGAAAGGGTTGTGGGGAAAGGTTAAGCAGGTGCTAGGTGgccacccccccgcccccactttttttttttttttttggagacagggtctccagctgcccaggctggaatgcagtggcatgatctcatctcactgcagcctcaacttcccaggctcaagcgattctcccacctcaccctcctgagtagctgggacgacaggtgagcaccaccataccaggcaaattttttttttggtattttatgttgagacagagtttcaccatgttgcctgcctggtctcgaactcctggggtcaagcaatccacccacctcagccttccaaagtgctgggattacagttgtgagccactgtgcccaggctgggtAGCCCTTTCTTAAGTGATTGGTGGGAAATTGGTTCCAGAAAATTGGGATAATAAATGATTGGGAATAGTGAAATTGATAGGATTGTATAATCAGATACTTCCTTCTTTTGTAGAGAAGAGAAAGGATGTGGATAGATGACATACACCTCCTTCATTGCACGCCTAACTTCACCTTCTCACACCCTGAGTCATTGCTTCTGCAGAGACCTACAGCAGAGCCGCTTCCTGGTGGTTCAGAAGGACTTCAGAAAGTTGCGCtggtataatcccagcactttggggggccaagatgggcagatcacctgaggataggagtttgagaccagcctggccaacatggtgaaaccccatctctactaaaaatacaaaaaattagcagggcatggtggcacaacgcctgtaatcccagctacttgggaggctgaggcaggagaatcacttgaacccgggaggtggaggttgcagtgagc
This genomic window from Pongo pygmaeus isolate AG05252 chromosome 12, NHGRI_mPonPyg2-v2.0_pri, whole genome shotgun sequence contains:
- the PDCL3 gene encoding phosducin-like protein 3 isoform X1, which gives rise to MQDPNADTEWNDILRKKGILPPKESLKELEEEQRILQQSVVKTYEDMTLEELEDHEDEFNEEDERAIEMYRRQRLAEWKVTKLKNKFGEVLEISGKDYVQEVTKAGEGLWVILHLYKQGIPLCALINQHLSGLARKFPDVKFIKAISTTCIPNYPDRNLPTIFVYLEGDIKAQFIGPLVFGGMNLTRDELEWKLSESGAIMTDLEENPKKPIEDVLLSSVRRSALMKRDSDSEGD
- the PDCL3 gene encoding phosducin-like protein 3 isoform X2, which codes for MTLEELEDHEDEFNEEDERAIEMYRRQRLAEWKVTKLKNKFGEVLEISGKDYVQEVTKAGEGLWVILHLYKQGIPLCALINQHLSGLARKFPDVKFIKAISTTCIPNYPDRNLPTIFVYLEGDIKAQFIGPLVFGGMNLTRDELEWKLSESGAIMTDLEENPKKPIEDVLLSSVRRSALMKRDSDSEGD